The following coding sequences lie in one Caretta caretta isolate rCarCar2 chromosome 28, rCarCar1.hap1, whole genome shotgun sequence genomic window:
- the LOC142070268 gene encoding uncharacterized protein LOC142070268, which yields MVSENEEEPQQEDAERVEAHGMLSGRSKGNDSGSCARPEKTKACESQQRPEENFGSQSDLITRERMNLEGTRYTCLECGKSFKGSSDLLRHQRIHTGEKPYACCVCGKCFKRSSHLIAHKRIHTGEKPYGCPECGKHFKHSSHLITHRKIHTGEKPYGCPECGKHFKQSSHLITHRKIHTGEKPYGCPECGKHFIDSSSLLSHQRIHTGERPYTCSECGKSFNQRSTRITHQRTHTGETPYMCSECGKSFNRSSVLTTHRRIHTGEKPYGCSECGKRFNQRSNLIRHQKIHMGVICNKCLD from the coding sequence atggtgagtgaaaatgaggaggaaccccagcaggaagatgctgagcgagtagaagcccatgggatgttgtcaggaaggtccaaagggaatgattctgggagctgtgcacgcccagaaaaaacaaaagcctgtgagagtcagcagaggccagaggaaaacttcggtagccagtcagaccttattacacgtgagagaatgaacttggaaggaacacgctacacatgcctcgagtgtgggaaaagcttcaaagggagctcggaccttctcagacatcagagaatccacacgggtgagaaaccttacgcatgctgtgtgtgtgggaaatgcttcaagcggagctcgcatctcattgcacataagagaatccacacaggtgagaaaccttatggatgccctgagtgtgggaaacacttcaagcacagctcacaccttattacacatcggaaaatccacacgggtgagaaaccttatggatgccctgagtgtgggaaacacttcaagcagagctcacacctaattactcatcggaaaatccacacgggtgagaaaccttatggatgccctgagtgtgggaagcacttcattgacagttcatccctcctctcacatcagcgaatccacacaggggagaggccctacacatgctctgagtgcgggaaaagcttcaatcagcgctcaacccgaatcacacatcagagaacgcacacaggagagaccccctacatgtgctctgagtgcgggaaaagctttaatcggagctctgtactgaccacacatagaagaatccacacaggtgagaagccttatggatgctctgagtgtgggaaacgcttcaatcagcgctcaaaccttattagacatcagaaaatccacatgggagtgatctgtaacaaatgccttgactag